The sequence cttatcttcttcttctttatgTGACTTCTCATTTAAAACCAGAGTTATCATCGATTTTATAACGTTTTTTTAgttcaaaatttcaaaatggCTCTTTAAAGGAACTATATCCTAACTAAGATACCACCAAGTTCGAGAAATGCTACGGAttgtatattataaaaGAGATTAAATGACCATCAGAGACCATCTCAACGATGTAATTAGTTAAATGtcatatattctttttttctaataaataaaagtCTAAAAACGACTACGTAACTAAGGAATTTCATAAAAATGTATAAATTACACAGCAATAAGTAACGGCTCTTTGGGTGCCTCTACTAGATATTTAGCAACTACAGCTCTCCAATCGTTTGTTTAAATAGCCACTTAATACACACCATCATCTGGCCTATTCTGTGCCACCCTTGCGTCCTCACCAAACTTCTTCAACGTTTCCATATCTGGTTTCTTCTCACCAACGTGGCAGCGCTTCTTCTTGCTCTCCATTTTCTCGAGGGTCTTTTGATTCTTGTGAAACACCTTCATCTCTTTCTTCTCATCCTTGGACTGATGCATCTTTTGGTGCAGGTCTCTGTCGTCAAAACTAGACTCTTTAGACGTGCTAAACATCTGAACTGGAACACGTCTGGCCCCGTACAACACCTGCCATTTGCTGACTTGTAAACATCCAATAGGTAATCTAACCAAAGCTCTTCTCATcgtatttatatatatatatatatatatatattgtctTCTGTAGTTGCAGCTATCAAGAAACACTGCAACTATTCACAAAGTGATagaagataataatttaattaccCACATCgcacatttatatatgtatatatattcaagaTCAAGCTACAATCGTCAGGTGGGGGGTTCGTATCGATGCATTATCGAGTACACATCGAATAAGGGAGACTTGTGAACATCATTCGCATGAGAAAGTCCTGTGACGTTCTTGAGGTATCAGCTGCTTTCCTCAGCGATGACGATAATGGCAAATGAGTGCTTGACAGTTTCTGGATTTGGAGAAAAAACACCCTGAAGTACAGCAGCAACCAACGTAATGAAGAGCTCTTAAGAACACAATGCTAGTGTCATCAAAGTGGCTTGTATCGGTACGTATTACTGCCATAAACCCTTAATATATGGTCATCTTTGGTTAAACTATGACTTTTTGACGTCAAATTTTTCAcgaaatttcaaaaaacgAACAAACAATCTGTAAAAGTTACAATAAATTGAGCAATCACAGTGGACAAACTGGTTTAGATTGAGTTAAAAAGATGCATACAATGATTCCACTTGGGCTGGCTTGTTAGTATTATCTCAGTGCAATAGTGTATACCTGGTCTAAAGAAGGAAGTTGGTTTAGAATAGATTGAATTTTAGAGAATGAGCGGTGTCGAAGTTTTACTACCTTTGGAGATTATTGATAAGACAATTAACCAGAATGTCTGGATCATATTACAGTCAAATAGAGAATTTACTGGAACTTTGATAGGGTTCGATGATTTCGtcaatgttattattgAGGATGCAGTTGAATACATTACTAGGAATAACGATGACGACGATATAGTGATGAAACACCATGGAAGAATGCTGTTGAGTGGTAACAATATCGCAATGCT comes from Tetrapisispora phaffii CBS 4417 chromosome 4, complete genome and encodes:
- the LSM5 gene encoding RNA-binding protein LSM5 (similar to Saccharomyces cerevisiae LSM5 (YER146W); ancestral locus Anc_8.192), whose translation is MSGVEVLLPLEIIDKTINQNVWIILQSNREFTGTLIGFDDFVNVIIEDAVEYITRNNDDDDIVMKHHGRMLLSGNNIAMLVPGGKR
- the FMP16 gene encoding Fmp16p (similar to Saccharomyces cerevisiae YDR070C; ancestral locus Anc_8.189), translating into MRRALVRLPIGCLQVSKWQVLYGARRVPVQMFSTSKESSFDDRDLHQKMHQSKDEKKEMKVFHKNQKTLEKMESKKKRCHVGEKKPDMETLKKFGEDARVAQNRPDDGVY